From Coturnix japonica isolate 7356 chromosome 1, Coturnix japonica 2.1, whole genome shotgun sequence, the proteins below share one genomic window:
- the LOC107312906 gene encoding PHD finger protein 7-like, which produces MDCFRCPACRDNTVFCTEMSTMGIHVPDRRPSWEDNGEYEGLRQRHRNCDAFKCLCPRGRRQAATRGPWQLMLCSSCAAEGTHRRCSHLSNTTAKWECDSCAGLGTGKRQ; this is translated from the exons ATGGACTGCTTCCGGTGCCCTGCCTGTAGAGACAACACTGTCTTCTGCACCGAAATGTCCACCATGGGGATCCACGTCCCAGACAG AAGACCCTCATGGGAGGACAATGGTGAATACGAAGGACTTCGACAGAGGCACCGGAACTGCGATGCCTTCAAGTGCCTTTGCCCTAGAGGCAGACGGCAGGCAGCTACAAGGGG gCCCTGGCAGTTgatgctgtgcagctcctgtgctgctgaggggaCCCACAGACGCTGCTCCCACTTGAGCAATACAACAGCCAAGTGGGAGTGCGACAGCTGTGCTGGCCTGGGAACCGGTAAGAGGCAATGA